CCTGCCCCCGGAAAACATCTGGTCTACTGAAAAATACCTGAACTTTATCCCTAAGCTGTTTCGGCGGCTGCGCGATGTGTATGGCGATGAGGTGCACTTGTTGCACGACGTGCATCACCGCCTGACCCCGATCGAAGCAGCCCGGCTCGGCAAAGAACTAGAGCCTTACCACCTGTTTTGGCTAGAAGACCCTGTGCCGGCCGAGCTGCAAGAGGGGTTCCGCTGGATTCGCCATCATACGACTACACCCCTAGCGGTGGGCGAGGTTTTCAACACCATTTACGATGCCCATTTGCTGATTACCGAACAGCTTATTGATTATTTGCGGACGTCGGTTTTGCGCGGTGGAGGCCTCACCCATATGCGTAAGGTGGCTGCATTGGCCGAGCTCTATCACGTACGTACAGGCTTTCACGGCGCTACTGATCTTTCGCCCATCACCATGGCGGCAGCGCTGCACTTCGATTTGTGGGTACCCAATTTTGGGATTCAAGAATACATGCGGCATACACCCGAAACCGACGAGGTTTTTCCCCATGCCTACTTCTTCAAAGAAGGCTACCTGCATCCAGGGGATGCTCCGGGTTTGGGTGTAGACTTCAACGAGGAGCTAGCTAGCCGTTATCCTTATGTGCGGGCGTATTTGCCAATCAACCGTAAAGAAGACGGCACAATGTTTAACTGGTAAGTTGCTATGCGACACGAAATTGTAGCCGATCTAATTGCACGGGGTGCGGTGGCTGTGATTCGAATGACCGATACCGAACGGCTGCTGCGTGTGGTTGAAGCCATTTGTGCCGGGGGCGTGACGGCTATCGAGATTACGATGAGCGTGCCGCGAGCCTTTGAAATGATCGAAACGGTTGTTCGGCAGCTGGGCGACGCGGCGCTTGTAGGTGCCGGAACGGTACTCGATGCCGAAACAGCCCGGCTGGCTATTGCTGCCGGCGCCCGTTATGTGGTCAGTCCGGTCTTTAAACCCGAAATCATCCAGACAGCGCATCGCTACGACGTCCCTGCACTGCCTGGAGCTTTTACGCCAACCGAGATTTTGGCTGCGCACGAAGCCGGAGCCGACATCGTGAAGGTTTTCCCTGCCGACGTAGTCGGCATGGCCTTCTTCAAGGCGATCAAGGCGCCCATGCCACAACTGCGGTTAATGCCTACAGGGGGTGTAACGCTCACCAACGCAGGCGACTGGCTACGGGCTGGGGCCTGTGCCGTGGGCGTGGGTAGTGCATTGCTGGACCAGAAAGCGATTGCTGAAGGACGCTGGGAAAAACTGACCGAAAATGCCCGTACGCTTATGGCAAGCATTAGACAAGCCCGTGCTGCATGAACCCAATCTAAAGATGTGCTATGAAAGTCGTTACTTTCGGTGAGATCATGCTTCGGCTCTCTACGCCAGGCTTTACGCGCTTTGTGCAGGCTGCCTCGTTTGACGTAACCTTTGGCGGTGGCGAGGCAAACGTGGCCGTTTCGCTGGCCAACTACGGCCTGGAAAGCTATTTCGTCACCAAGTTACCGAAGCACGAAATCGGCCAGGCGGCTGTGAATCACCTGCGTCGCTTTGGCGTGCATACCGACTACATCGTGCGGGGAGGCGAGCGTATCGGGATTTATTTTCTGGAAACTGGTGCCAGTCAGCGCCCCTCTAAGGTGATCTACGATCGCGCGGGTGCTGCCATTACCACGCTGGCAGCAGGGGAAATCGACTGGGAACGTGTATTCGAAGGGGCACGCTGGTTTCACTGGACCGGTATTACACCAGCGTTGGGGGAAACGGTACGGGAACAGCTCCGCCTGGCCTGCCAGACGGCCCGTCGGGCAGGCGTAACCATCAGTGCCGACCTGAACTACCGGGCCAAACTCTGGAGCGTTGAGGAAGCGCAGCGCGTCATGCGCGCGCTCATGGAGTACGTGGACGTATGCATTGCCAACGAGGAAGATGCTGAAAAAAGCCTTGGCATCAAGCCCAAAGGCGTAGATGTGGAGACGGGAAAGCTCGACGAGGCGGCTTACGCGGAGCTGGCTCAGGAGCTTAAGCAAACGTTTGGCTTTCAGGCTGTAGCCATCACGTTGCGTGAAAGCTTTTCGGCCTCAGTCAACGGCTGGAGTGCGTTGATGGTGGATGACCGGGACTGCCGCAGCCCGTACCGCTCGCGTCGCTATGAAATCCAGCTTGTCGATCGTGTGGGCGGTGGGGATGCCTTTGCCGGTGGGTTGATCTACGGGCTACTCACCAAAAACGATACGCGACAGGCTTTGGAATTTGCCGTGGCTGCCTCGTGCCTTAAGCAAACCATCCCTGGTGACTTCAACCTGGTCAGTGCCGATGAGGTTGAAAAGCTGGCACGTGGGGTCGGCTCGGGCCGCGTCGAACGCTAAACTCCAAGGCCCAAAAGGCGGAACGCTAAGGCGACGGACCGGCGTTTGACGATCCGTCGCCTTATTCGATTTGCGTCCAAGAACCATGTCGCTGCCTGTTACAGCCGTTGTGATTCACTACCAGACCCCCGATCTGGTAGACTTAGCCGTTCGCTCTTTTCGGCAGTGTTATCCGGAGGTGCCGCTCTTAATTGTGGACAACGGCTCGCAGGATCACTCCCGCCAGGTCATTGAAGCTTTGATCACCACCGTTGGCGGTCCTACACAAGCACTTTGGATGCCCCGGAATCTGTATCACGGGCCGGCCATGCATCGAGCCATGGAGGAAGTCGATACCCCGTACGTGTATTTTTTTGACAGTGATACTGAGACGCATCGCGGGGGATTTCTAGAGCCTATGATCGCGGCACTAGAGGCCGACCCAATGGCTTACGGGGCTGGGCGTGTAGTGACGGTCGACCGACGCCGCGGTTTCCGAAAGCCTGAAGGCATGCCCGTGCTTGCTACACCCTACATGCTCTTGCGGCGCGTGTTGTATTTCCGACTGCCTCCTTTTATCCATCATGGACTGCCGACCATCGAAAACTTTCGGGCAGCTGAGCAGGCAGGCTATCACCTACTCCCCTTCCCTATTGAGACCTATGTGCACCACTTAGGGCGAGGTACGGCCGGTCGCTACGGTTATGGACTGGGTTGGCGTAGCCGCTTAGCCTATCTGCTTGAACGACTAGGACTTTGAGCTTTAACCCTCTTGTTTTCTAGGAAGGATGTGGCCATCTTAAGGGACACCCGCGAACCTTATTCAGGGGTATGGCCATGCGCTACTGGAGCTTACTGGTTGCTGGAGGTGGGGCAATCCTTATAGCTTGCCAACTTACGCCCAATCCTAACGTCACGCGCTGGACCTTGGTTGAGCTATGGCAGCTACACGACAGCTTAGCCCGACCCGAGTCGGCGCTGTTTGATGCAGCGTCTGGGGTGATCTATGTATCGAACATAAACGGTGGGCCCCTCGAGAAAGATGGAAACGGCTTTATTAGCCGCATCTCGCCTGAAGGTAGGTTGCTTGAGGCCCGATGGGTAAGCGGATTGCATGCACCCAAAGGTATGGCACTTAGCCGAGGGCACCTTTACGTGGCCGACATCGACACCCTTGTTGAGATCGACGTGGCCACAGGACAGATTACGGCCCGTTATGGTGCACCGGGAGCCCGTTTTCTTAACGATGTCACGGTTGATACGACCGGAAACGTCTACGTGTCCGATTCGCAAACGCACCGCATCTACCGATTGCAAGGCGATGCGATGGAAGTCTGGCTCGAGTCGCCGCTGCTGCGTTCCCCCAACGGACTCTATGCCCTCCCGACCTATCTGGTGGTAGCTGCTGCAGACAACCGTGCTGAAAATCCCGGAGCGCAGCGCTATTTACATGCCGTTTTCTATGCCGAACGCACCATACGTCCTTTCGGCGCTACACGGCCGCTTGGGGGACTTGATGCTGTTGAACCGGCTAATGGCGGATTCTTTTTGTCTGACTGGGGAGCAGGCCGCCTCTTCTTCTATGACGTGACGATCGACTCCCTCCAACTATTGGCCGAAATCAGCCAAGGTACGGCCGATTTCGACTATGTACCCGAGCAACAACGGCTTTACGTGCCCGTGATGATGTCGGACCGGCTCATAGCCTATGAGGTCAGGCCAAGCAAAGAAGAGTAGCGTTCTACATGAGTTTTCTCGGCCTCTTTAGAAGGGTTTTTGTGTCCTAGACGGTGCGTACCGGTGGAGAGCAAACAAAAAAGCCGTGCTCAAGCAACACGGCTTTTTTAGGGTCGGGGCGGCCGGATTTGAACCGGCGACCTCTTCGTCCCGAACGAAGCGCGCTACCGGGCTGCGCTACGCCCCGAATACGTAGATCCCAAATATACACCAAATTGCCTTGGGGTTCCAGGGTGAAATAGGTCTGGCTGCCTAAGTTCAAAGCGAATTAATCGCTGTCACCAAACTGGGCGTACATGGCTTCGATGAGTTCGGCATATTGCGCTTCGATCTGTCGGCGGCGGGGTTTAAGGGTAGGTGTAAGCAAACCATTTTCTACAGTGAACGGCTCGCGCAGCAGGCGAAAGGCTCGGATGCGCTCGTGGGCTGGCGCTTGGCGATTGTACTGGCGCAGGCTGTGCTCAAATAGCCCCAAAACTTGGGGGTGAGAAAGCAGTGCTTCATCGTCCGTCACAGAGAGGTTTTGCGATTGTGCATATTGGCGGAGTGCTTCGAAGTCGGGCACAATCAGCGCAGCCAAAAATTCTCGCCCCTCACCTAGGACGACAATCTGGTCAATCCAGGGCTCCTGCTTCAGCTTTTCCTCAATAGGCCCAGGGTAGATGTTTTTGCCCCCGCGCGACACGATCATGTGCTTGATGCGGTCGGTAATCACCAAATAGCCCTGATCAAAGCGACCGACATCGCCGGTGTGGAACCAACCATCAGCATCAAACACTTCGGCCGTGGCCTCTTCATTGTTCCAATAGCCCTTCATCACATTTGGGCCTTTGACCAGGATTTCGCCTTCTTCCGTACTCAGGTTGCTGGGGTAGTCGTCGCCTGAAAGCTGGCCCACAATAGCGCCATCGCTGAGCCGTTGGATGGCGATGGTGACGCCGGGAAGCACCCATCCCACGGTACCAAAGCGCGGTCGATCCATAGGATTGACGGTAAGCACCGGTGCGGTTTCTGTGAGGCCGTAACCTTCGATGATGGTAATGCCAGCAGCCAAGAAAAACTCACCAATATGTTTGGGCAGTGCTGCCCCGCCTGAGACAGCAAAGCGCAGCTTACCTCCTAGGCGTGCATGCAGCTTCTGGAAAACCAGTCGATGCGCCAGGCGGTGTTGCGCCTGCAAAAAAGGCCCAGGCGTACGGCCGGCAAGACGAAGTTCGGCCACCCGACGACCCACCGAAAGCGCCCAGTTGAAGATTTGCCGGCGCAGCGCAGGGCCTGCTTCGATCGCTTTGTGCATCGCATTGTAGACGCGTTCAAACAGCCGCGGCACAGAAATCATTACCGTGGGCTGCACTTCGATCAAGTTTTGCCCAAGCGCCTCGATACTCTCCGCATAGGAAATGCGGGCACCGCAGGCCATAACTGCCGTGTAGCCTGCGGTGCGCTCGAACGAGTGGCACAACGGGAGAAACGAGAGGTGATGATCCTCAGGGCCAAAGTCCACGCGCTGCAAAGCAGCCTGCACGTTGGTGCAGAAATTGCGATGCGTAAGCATGACGCCCTTGGGCAGGCCTGTAGTGCCACTGGTGTAGATGAGGGCGCTTAGGTCGTCGGGCTGCACTTGGTCGGCTAAAGCGCTTAGCTCAGCGGCGTGCGCTCTCCAGTAGATGGCTCCTTCAGCAAGCACTGTTTCCCAAGCACGCACAAAGGGCGGGTGGTCCTTGCGCATTTCGCTGAGGGTGATGATCTCCTCCAAGGCCGGGCATTCGTTAAAGACCGACTCGGCTTTGCGAAGCTGGGCAGCCGAAGAAACCACCAAGATCTTTGCTCCGGAATCTTGCAGAATGTAGCCTACCTGGGAGGCAGGAAGCGAGGTGTAGAGCGCCACGTTGATGCCCCCAAGCAGCTGCGTAGCCAAATCTGTAATGGCCCACTCTGGACGGTTTTCAGAAAGAATGGCCACGCGGTCGCCTTTGCGCACGCCCCGCTGATAGAAATAACCCGCCAGGGCATGCACAGCGTCGGCCAGTTCCTCCCAAGTAATATTCACCCAGTGTTTGGTGCGCTTGTCTTTGTAGGAGAGCGCCGGTCGCTGCAGGCCTTGATAGTGGGCAATAAGCCGATGAAATAGCTGCGGGATGGTTTCAAACGCTACAAGCGCAGGCATGACGTTCGTCTTGCGGTTCGTGGTAGGCCTGCTACAAACTATGCGATAGATCGCGAAAAAACAATTTGGGGTTCAGGCATCCACCCCAATGGCCTCTGAGAGCGAGCTGAAGCCATCGCGCGAGAGCAAACGCAGCAAGCCTTGCTTGATGCGGCGCACGAGCTTGGGTCCTTCATAGACCAAGCCGGTGTACAGCTGCACAAGAGAGGCGCCAGCGCGGATGCGCACGTAGGCCTCTTCGGCTGAATCGATCCCACCCACGCTAATCAGCGGCAATTGCCCATCGGTTAAGCGATACAGGTAAAACAGCAAGCTGCGCGCGCGGTGGGTCAGCGGAGCTCCGCTTAGGCCACCAGGGCCAATGCGGGCGAGCACAGCAGGGTCGGTACGCAAGCCTTGACGATCTGCAGCCGTGTTGGTGGCTACAAAGCCTGCAATGCCGTATGTTTTAGCCACCGCTACGATCTCTTCAAGTAGGCTGTCAAAGATGGTTTGGCCAGAAGGCGGGGGAGAAAGCTTTAGCAGTACAGGCACTGACAGGCCCAAATCCCGACGGGTGGCAAAAATCGCTTGCAGCAACGCTTCCAGTGCCTCTGGGTCCTCAAAGGTCTTGCCCTCAGCCGTGTTGGGACAAGAAATGTTCAGCGTCACGTAATCGGCCAGTGGGGCCAGACGCCTGAAGCTTTCGCAAAAGTCCATGATGGCAGCCTCGCCAAGCACCCTTGGGTCATGCGTTTTAGCCAAATTGATGCCTATGGGTCGGCTATGGCGCAAGTGAGATAAACGCTGGGCGATACGTACCGCCCCGTCGTTGTTGAGCCCCATACGGTTGATCAGGGCCCGATCTTCAGGAAGGCGAAACAAACGTGGGCGCGGATTGCCTGGACTGGGGCGCGCGCTGACTGAACCTACTTCTACAAAGCCAAAACCTATGGCTTCCCAAAAACGCACTAAGCGTGCATTTTTGTCCATGCCAGCGGCTAGCCCAATTGGATTGGGGAACGTAATTCCCCAACACGTAACAGCCAGGGCAGGATCTTCAAAGGCCAAAAATGGCCGCACTAGCCAGGGTGAGAGCGGCTGCAGACCGCGAGCAATCCCCAAGGTGAGCCGATGTGCTTGCTCGGCTTCCAAGTGAAAAAGCAGAGAACGAAGTAGATGGTACATAACGCCTCCAACCATAGCGCCTCCTTTCAAAGATCAGGCAGAAGTCTAGGATCCCTAAAGCCGAGGTTGTGCCGGTTGAAAAAACAAGCAACAAGTCAGGGAAAAACCGTATCTTAAGCTTGAGTCTAAGCAAACGCGTTTTATGAAGCTTCCCCTTTTTTTGGTCGATGCGTTTGCAGAGCGACCGTTTACGGGAAATCCTGCAGCAGTATGCTTGCTCGACCGAGCGCGCTCAGAAGACTGGATGCAGCGGGTGGCGGCCGAACTGAACCACTCCGAGACGGCTTTTTTACTTCCCGAAGGGGAAGGATTTCGCCTGCGGTGGTTTACGCCGGTGCACGAAGTTGACCTGTGTGGACATGCCACGCTGGCCAGTGCACATGTGCTGTGGGAAACGGGATGCCTTGAGCCAGAAGAACCCGCCGTTTTTTTTACGCGGAGCGGCCGCCTAACCGCCTGGCGTGCTGAAGACGGAATGATATGGATGGATTTCCCGGCAGAGGCCCCTGTGCCATGCGAGCCGCCCCCTGAGCTGTTGCTGGCGCTGGGACCAGTAGAGGTGCGCTACGTTGGTCATAATCGTATGGATTTTTTGGTGTTGCTCGATGCGGAAGCAACGGTGCGGTTGCTCAAGCCCGATCTGGAGCGCTTGCAACAGGTAGACATGCGGGGTCTTATTGTGACCGCTTTAGCCGAGGAAGAAGGCGTCGACTTTGTGTCGCGTTTTTTTGCGCCGCGCTTGGGCATTCCAGAAGATCCCGTAACCGGTTCGGCCCATTGCTGTTTAGGGCCGTTTTGGGCTAAGCGGCTAGGGAAGACGCACCTGTGTGGTGTGCAAGTTTCACCCCGAAGTGGTCGCGTAGCCGTCGTGGTGCACGACGACCGGGTTCACCTGGGTGGATGGGCGATTACGGTCTTAAGTGGCAAACTGCTGGGGGACTGAGTTTACCAACCCGGTACCAGTTGTGCTCCCAGATACCAGCCTTTGTCTGGCCGCTGGAATGGGTACACGTAGAACAGTTCCAGCACCATCGCTCCCAGGATGTTGAAACGCGTCGAAATGCCCGTGCTGAATACCGGGACGCGTTCGGCGGTTACACGCTTGAACTTCCACACGGGCAGGCTATCTTTCGACCAGGCTACGCCGGCGTCGGCAAAGAGCGAAAGCTCGGTCGGAAGATAAGGAAAATTGATTAGGCCAAACCGTTCAGTCCCAAACAGCGGTAGGCGCAGCTCCATGCTGGCTACGGCGACATGGGTACCAAACAGTCGGGAGACTTCGGCACAGTAGCCGGTTTGTGGATCCGGGGTGCAACGCTCATTGGGCTCAAGCGAATAGAAGCTGTAGCCGCGCACGAACGTCAGCGTACTGCCATAGCCCAAGTATTCTTGGGCAAAGGACAGTTCGTTTGGACTTCGGGGGGTGGCGCCGTAGTTGCCTACATGGGTAAGCCGCATGGCAAACGTCAACGGCCGCAAGAAAAAGTACTTGCGGCCATCGACAATGACCTGCACAAAACGTTCGGTGCCGATCATGGGGGCTAGTTGCAGCCGGTAGCGGGCACCGCGAACAGGCGAAGTAAACCCGAAAAACGAAAAGTCTCCGACAAAAGCCGTAGCGGCCTGGAAAAAGTAAATCGGACTAGGTGCGGGCAAGTTTTGCGTCGCGCGTCGATACCCAGCACCGTAAAGGTAGTAGATTTCAGCGTCGTAGTCGAAGCCGTAGCGCTGAAAGCCTACCATGAGCTCAAAGCGCTGCGTTGTGTTCAGCGGATAGTAACCAATAGCGCCAGCTTCATCGATGTAGATGCGCTGTAAAAGCTGCACGTAGCAGGGCACTTGCAGTCCGGTAGCTGGATCGAGGCAAACCGGATCGAGATAGGCATACCCGTACAATAAGGGGATATGGCTGACCAAAGCGCCATAGTTTAAACGGCGCCCTTGATTGAGGTAGATCACTTGGCCACCGATGTCTTTGAAGGTACCGTTGGCCTGGGCTACAACAGCCAGCTGCTGGTCGCCTAGCATGTCGCTAAAGAAGAAGCCCACGCCACCAGCAATCATGGTGCCAAAGGGGCCACCGATCGAAGCCCCAAAGCTTGGGGGTGCTACGTAGTCGAGCTGCAGGCGACGCCGGTAAGGCTGGGGCCGCAGCGCCAACTCGTCGGGTAGTCCTGTAAGTGGATCGTTTAGGTAGCTGCTGACCAAGCCTTGCGTTGGGGGTTGCAAGGGAGGCAGAATGCCTGCGCTGGCCAGTCCAGCTTTCGGCTCTGGTTCGACGGGTTCACCTTGAAGTTGATTGGGTTCTAGGGAGAAGACCAGGTACTGGTTATTGGTAAAGACCGAAAACGCCATGCGGCCGTTTTGGGCGGCTACGCTCATAGCGGGCGAGATGCTGGTGATGCCGCTAACGCCCGTTTGCAGCTTTGTAATGCGGTAGACGGCGCCAGTGGCCAGCTCCATCCGATAGATGTCTTTAAAGCCATCGTGGTCAGAGATAAAGTACAGGCTGCGGCCGTCGGGAGAAAACTGGGGGTTAATTTGCTGACCGTTACGGAAGGGTCGAAGTGGCCTCACCTGGCCCGTTTCTAGGTCTAATAGCGCCAGACGCTCTTGTCCATAGCGCAAGATGTCGAAGTCGGTCCCGTCGGGCCCACGGTCGGATACAAACGCAATGGTGCGACCGTCGGGACTCCAGGCTGGCTGCAAGTCAGCATAGCGGTCGTCGGTCAACTTGCGGACCTGGTTGGTCTCCAGCTCGAGCAGGTACAAGTCGCTAATGCCGCCCTCAAGGCCGGAGAAAGCGATCTTACGGCCATCGGGAGACCAAGCCAGGTTATGGATGGCGCCTACATGCTCGATGTTGATGCGGCGTTCGAGCTTTCCCGTGCGCAAGTTCCAAATGGCGATT
This sequence is a window from Rhodothermus bifroesti. Protein-coding genes within it:
- a CDS encoding SMP-30/gluconolactonase/LRE family protein yields the protein MAMRYWSLLVAGGGAILIACQLTPNPNVTRWTLVELWQLHDSLARPESALFDAASGVIYVSNINGGPLEKDGNGFISRISPEGRLLEARWVSGLHAPKGMALSRGHLYVADIDTLVEIDVATGQITARYGAPGARFLNDVTVDTTGNVYVSDSQTHRIYRLQGDAMEVWLESPLLRSPNGLYALPTYLVVAAADNRAENPGAQRYLHAVFYAERTIRPFGATRPLGGLDAVEPANGGFFLSDWGAGRLFFYDVTIDSLQLLAEISQGTADFDYVPEQQRLYVPVMMSDRLIAYEVRPSKEE
- the manD gene encoding D-mannonate dehydratase ManD; amino-acid sequence: MKIVDGKVFVCSPGRNFVTLKLYTDEGIYGLGDATLNGRELAVVAYLEDHVIPCLIGRDPFQIEDIWQYLYRGAYWRRGPVTMSAIAAVDMALWDIKGKALNTPVYNLLGGPSRYGVMVYGHASGNDIEEVVDEVGRYLEMGYKAVRAQCGIPGLPSTYGVGRGKLFYEPAEKGLPPENIWSTEKYLNFIPKLFRRLRDVYGDEVHLLHDVHHRLTPIEAARLGKELEPYHLFWLEDPVPAELQEGFRWIRHHTTTPLAVGEVFNTIYDAHLLITEQLIDYLRTSVLRGGGLTHMRKVAALAELYHVRTGFHGATDLSPITMAAALHFDLWVPNFGIQEYMRHTPETDEVFPHAYFFKEGYLHPGDAPGLGVDFNEELASRYPYVRAYLPINRKEDGTMFNW
- a CDS encoding PhzF family phenazine biosynthesis protein — its product is MKLPLFLVDAFAERPFTGNPAAVCLLDRARSEDWMQRVAAELNHSETAFLLPEGEGFRLRWFTPVHEVDLCGHATLASAHVLWETGCLEPEEPAVFFTRSGRLTAWRAEDGMIWMDFPAEAPVPCEPPPELLLALGPVEVRYVGHNRMDFLVLLDAEATVRLLKPDLERLQQVDMRGLIVTALAEEEGVDFVSRFFAPRLGIPEDPVTGSAHCCLGPFWAKRLGKTHLCGVQVSPRSGRVAVVVHDDRVHLGGWAITVLSGKLLGD
- a CDS encoding quinone-dependent dihydroorotate dehydrogenase, with amino-acid sequence MYHLLRSLLFHLEAEQAHRLTLGIARGLQPLSPWLVRPFLAFEDPALAVTCWGITFPNPIGLAAGMDKNARLVRFWEAIGFGFVEVGSVSARPSPGNPRPRLFRLPEDRALINRMGLNNDGAVRIAQRLSHLRHSRPIGINLAKTHDPRVLGEAAIMDFCESFRRLAPLADYVTLNISCPNTAEGKTFEDPEALEALLQAIFATRRDLGLSVPVLLKLSPPPSGQTIFDSLLEEIVAVAKTYGIAGFVATNTAADRQGLRTDPAVLARIGPGGLSGAPLTHRARSLLFYLYRLTDGQLPLISVGGIDSAEEAYVRIRAGASLVQLYTGLVYEGPKLVRRIKQGLLRLLSRDGFSSLSEAIGVDA
- a CDS encoding BamA/TamA family outer membrane protein; the encoded protein is MRAFRLFGALLLVACWTVPATAQYFGRNKVQYERFNWRVLRTPHFEIYYYPETELAVRDAARMAERWYQRHSRTFLHEFGERKPIIFYADDADFHQTNAISGEIGEGTGGVTESIKERVIMPFTGIYRENDHVLGHELVHSFQYDIALNRSDSLSRFNLALLPLWLVEGMAEYLSLGRNDPHTAMWLRDAALRDDLPTIQQLTRGYRYFPYRYGQAYLAYIGGKYGDQAVTNLYKLGGIVGVDTAISITLGITPDSLSKEWIQVVKNTYLPLVQDRTPPTQAGRKVLAPDLDAGEINLAPALSPDGRYVAFLSERDLFTIDLFLADAETGRVLRRLSSSAGNPHFDAIRFINSSGSWSPDGQRFAFITFARGGNEIAIWNLRTGKLERRINIEHVGAIHNLAWSPDGRKIAFSGLEGGISDLYLLELETNQVRKLTDDRYADLQPAWSPDGRTIAFVSDRGPDGTDFDILRYGQERLALLDLETGQVRPLRPFRNGQQINPQFSPDGRSLYFISDHDGFKDIYRMELATGAVYRITKLQTGVSGITSISPAMSVAAQNGRMAFSVFTNNQYLVFSLEPNQLQGEPVEPEPKAGLASAGILPPLQPPTQGLVSSYLNDPLTGLPDELALRPQPYRRRLQLDYVAPPSFGASIGGPFGTMIAGGVGFFFSDMLGDQQLAVVAQANGTFKDIGGQVIYLNQGRRLNYGALVSHIPLLYGYAYLDPVCLDPATGLQVPCYVQLLQRIYIDEAGAIGYYPLNTTQRFELMVGFQRYGFDYDAEIYYLYGAGYRRATQNLPAPSPIYFFQAATAFVGDFSFFGFTSPVRGARYRLQLAPMIGTERFVQVIVDGRKYFFLRPLTFAMRLTHVGNYGATPRSPNELSFAQEYLGYGSTLTFVRGYSFYSLEPNERCTPDPQTGYCAEVSRLFGTHVAVASMELRLPLFGTERFGLINFPYLPTELSLFADAGVAWSKDSLPVWKFKRVTAERVPVFSTGISTRFNILGAMVLELFYVYPFQRPDKGWYLGAQLVPGW
- a CDS encoding glycosyltransferase family 2 protein, translating into MSLPVTAVVIHYQTPDLVDLAVRSFRQCYPEVPLLIVDNGSQDHSRQVIEALITTVGGPTQALWMPRNLYHGPAMHRAMEEVDTPYVYFFDSDTETHRGGFLEPMIAALEADPMAYGAGRVVTVDRRRGFRKPEGMPVLATPYMLLRRVLYFRLPPFIHHGLPTIENFRAAEQAGYHLLPFPIETYVHHLGRGTAGRYGYGLGWRSRLAYLLERLGL
- a CDS encoding sugar kinase, with amino-acid sequence MKVVTFGEIMLRLSTPGFTRFVQAASFDVTFGGGEANVAVSLANYGLESYFVTKLPKHEIGQAAVNHLRRFGVHTDYIVRGGERIGIYFLETGASQRPSKVIYDRAGAAITTLAAGEIDWERVFEGARWFHWTGITPALGETVREQLRLACQTARRAGVTISADLNYRAKLWSVEEAQRVMRALMEYVDVCIANEEDAEKSLGIKPKGVDVETGKLDEAAYAELAQELKQTFGFQAVAITLRESFSASVNGWSALMVDDRDCRSPYRSRRYEIQLVDRVGGGDAFAGGLIYGLLTKNDTRQALEFAVAASCLKQTIPGDFNLVSADEVEKLARGVGSGRVER
- a CDS encoding AMP-dependent synthetase/ligase — encoded protein: MPALVAFETIPQLFHRLIAHYQGLQRPALSYKDKRTKHWVNITWEELADAVHALAGYFYQRGVRKGDRVAILSENRPEWAITDLATQLLGGINVALYTSLPASQVGYILQDSGAKILVVSSAAQLRKAESVFNECPALEEIITLSEMRKDHPPFVRAWETVLAEGAIYWRAHAAELSALADQVQPDDLSALIYTSGTTGLPKGVMLTHRNFCTNVQAALQRVDFGPEDHHLSFLPLCHSFERTAGYTAVMACGARISYAESIEALGQNLIEVQPTVMISVPRLFERVYNAMHKAIEAGPALRRQIFNWALSVGRRVAELRLAGRTPGPFLQAQHRLAHRLVFQKLHARLGGKLRFAVSGGAALPKHIGEFFLAAGITIIEGYGLTETAPVLTVNPMDRPRFGTVGWVLPGVTIAIQRLSDGAIVGQLSGDDYPSNLSTEEGEILVKGPNVMKGYWNNEEATAEVFDADGWFHTGDVGRFDQGYLVITDRIKHMIVSRGGKNIYPGPIEEKLKQEPWIDQIVVLGEGREFLAALIVPDFEALRQYAQSQNLSVTDDEALLSHPQVLGLFEHSLRQYNRQAPAHERIRAFRLLREPFTVENGLLTPTLKPRRRQIEAQYAELIEAMYAQFGDSD
- a CDS encoding bifunctional 4-hydroxy-2-oxoglutarate aldolase/2-dehydro-3-deoxy-phosphogluconate aldolase; translated protein: MRHEIVADLIARGAVAVIRMTDTERLLRVVEAICAGGVTAIEITMSVPRAFEMIETVVRQLGDAALVGAGTVLDAETARLAIAAGARYVVSPVFKPEIIQTAHRYDVPALPGAFTPTEILAAHEAGADIVKVFPADVVGMAFFKAIKAPMPQLRLMPTGGVTLTNAGDWLRAGACAVGVGSALLDQKAIAEGRWEKLTENARTLMASIRQARAA